Within Chloroflexota bacterium, the genomic segment CAGGTCTGGATGTCCCAGTAGGGAGTCGTGGCGCGGCTCGTGTCCCCGAACTGCGGCGCCTCGACGCCTGTCGGCCCGTGCAGGGAGCTGACCCACACTTCGATCCCCTGAGAGAAGTAAAGCGAGTAACCGGGCAGATCTTCGCTCACAAGCGCAATCATCTGCGCGACGTCTTTCCCACGCGCGGCCGGGTCAAGCTCGGACTGCCACGCGGCATACAGACGGTCGTAATCCGGGCTGGTCCAACCGGACCGGTTTCGCCCGCGCCAGCGATTCGCGGCCGTGCCCACCTCGGAGGACAGGAAGCTGGGTTCGCCGCCAAAGAAGCCGTAGGACAGTCCGGGCAAGGTGTGGCGCGTCTCGAGCTGCGTGAAGACCTGCGGGGCGATTACGTCCTGGCGAACGTTGAACCCCGCCTTGTGCCACGAGTCGCTGAGGACCGTCTGCATGCGCTGGATCTCGGACGCGGCTTGGACGGCGAAGTCCACGTTCACCGGTCGTCCAGACGCTGCGACGAAGTTGCCGCTGCTGTCTTTGGCATACCCGGCCTCCGCCATGAGCTGAGCCGAGCGATTTGGATCGAGCGGATATTTCGTCATCAGGCGGTCGGCTTCGGCGAAGTAGGGAAGGCTTGGCGGAATCGGCGAGTCGGTGGGCGCGCCGAGTCCGTCGAAGGCGCCGTCGTTGATCGCCCCACGGTCGATGGCGTGGGCGAGCGCCCTGCGCACGCGCAGGTCGAGGAGCGCTTCGTCGCCGACGTACTCCGGCCGCTGCTGGAGATAGAGGAACACGGCGGTCCCGGGAATCGCGGCCGCGGTCCCCTTCCCCGCCGTCTCCCACTCTTGCTTGAGGGTGACGTACTGCACGAACCGCAGCGTGTTGCAGCAGGCGTAGTCGATCTGGTCGCCCGCGAAGACCGTCGCGAGGGTCTGGTTCTCATCGAGAAAGATTCGAACGACGAGCCGGTCGATCTGGGGACCGCCCAGGG encodes:
- a CDS encoding ABC transporter substrate-binding protein, with product MRWIVVAGIVSMTLLIGCAPGEGQRPREAPGTPEPNQSRTLVLAHRYEPSNLASKVLQSNGTRNTTRLFNAALSLVDDKGAVRPYLAESLPQLNTESWRVMPDGRMETTYTLRGNLTWQDGAPLTADDFVFAFHVYTDPGLAVFISTPQDSMENAVARDARTLVVEWGAPNPLGGTLGFEDLDPLPQHLLGPLYADFTTGRIGSDAFMADPYWTAGYVGAGPYRLERWEPGVQLEGTGFAGHALGGPQIDRLVVRIFLDENQTLATVFAGDQIDYACCNTLRFVQYVTLKQEWETAGKGTAAAIPGTAVFLYLQQRPEYVGDEALLDLRVRRALAHAIDRGAINDGAFDGLGAPTDSPIPPSLPYFAEADRLMTKYPLDPNRSAQLMAEAGYAKDSSGNFVAASGRPVNVDFAVQAASEIQRMQTVLSDSWHKAGFNVRQDVIAPQVFTQLETRHTLPGLSYGFFGGEPSFLSSEVGTAANRWRGRNRSGWTSPDYDRLYAAWQSELDPAARGKDVAQMIALVSEDLPGYSLYFSQGIEVWVSSLHGPTGVEAPQFGDTSRATTPYWDIQTWSFAKG